In a single window of the Gossypium hirsutum isolate 1008001.06 chromosome D02, Gossypium_hirsutum_v2.1, whole genome shotgun sequence genome:
- the LOC107909239 gene encoding uncharacterized GPI-anchored protein At4g28100, with protein MVAFPLVSTFFLLFSFTFFPHSLAGFLAQPVPGSDEPLKPGGYSSPNTVPAFPAQTQAQICRLDLSAELFGGVNDACGHNLDRGRCCPVLAAWLFAAHARYALEVTAPAPAESELPEQPMRPDDSQKCVNSLQDSLLSKRVRIPQPNASCDAILCFCGIRLHQISSLSCPAAFNVSGHHRNATPTAAVKNLEKNCRNSTYAGCTKCLGALQKLKGGYNKNGTQDKSTTDRASKMFNRDCQLMGLTWLLARNKTAYIPTVSAVLRAIMYSAHPHESKCSPDQENMPLAVDSLQFEKAQSSSPKSPPSWASFTFPVLPPIILGLLFG; from the exons ATGGTTGCTTTTCCCCTCGTTTCCaccttttttctattattttctttcactttcttcCCTCATTCTCTCGCCGGTTTCCTAGCTCAACCGGTTCCCGGTTCCGATGAGCCGTTAAAGCCTGGAGGCTACTCATCCCCAAACACGGTCCCCGCATTCCCTGCTCAAACCCAAGCTCAAATTTGCCGGCTTGACTTGTCAGCCGAGCTATTCGGCGGTGTCAACGACGCCTGTGGCCACAACCTGGACAGAGGCCGCTGCTGTCCCGTCTTAGCAGCGTGGCTGTTTGCAGCTCACGCCAGGTATGCTTTGGAGGTCACGGCTCCTGCTCCAGCGGAATCGGAGTTGCCGGAGCAGCCCATGAGGCCGGACGATTCGCAAAAGTGTGTGAACTCGTTACAAGACTCGTTGTTAAGTAAGCGTGTGAGGATTCCTCAACCAAACGCCAGTTGCGATgcgattttatgtttttgtgggATAAGGCTTCACCAGATTAGTTCCTTGAGTTGCCCAGCTGCGTTTAACGTTTCCGGCCACCACCGAAATGCAACACCCACTGCTGCTGTGAAAAATTTGGAGAAGAATTGCAGGAACTCTACTTATGCTGGGTGTACCAAATGCCTTGGTGCTCTCCAAAAG CTCAAAGGGGGATACAACAAGAACGGAACGCAAGACAAGAGCACCACCGACAGAGCCAGCAAGATGTTCAACCGAGACTGCCAGCTCATGGGGCTGACATGGCTTCTTGCACGCAACAAAACGGCCTACATACCTACCGTTTCAGCCGTGCTGAGGGCCATAATGTACAGTGCGCACCCTCACGAGTCTAAGTGCAGCCCTGATCAAGAGAACATGCCCTTAGCAGTTGATTCTCTTCAGTTCGAGAAGGCTCAGTCGTCCTCACCAAAGTCACCACCGTCGTGGGCGTCTTTTACGTTCCCGGTTCTGCCCCCTATCATTTTGGGTTTACTATTTGGGTAG
- the LOC107909237 gene encoding cytochrome b6-f complex iron-sulfur subunit, chloroplastic, which produces MASSTLSPAAPWQLCSGKSGMFCPSQAFLVKPTRTHMVKNEKGMRITCQATSIPADRVPDMGKRQLMNLLLLGAISLPSGFMLVPYAAFFVPSGGRGTGGGTVAKDAIGNDVIAEEWLKTHGPGDRTLTQGLKGDPTYLVVEKDRTLATYGINAVCTHLGCVVPWNQAENKFICPCHGSQYNDQGRVVRGPAPLSLALAHAGVEDGKVVFVPWVETDFRTGDGPWWS; this is translated from the exons ATGGCTTCCTCAACTCTCTCCCCTGCAGCTCCTTGGCAG CTATGCTCCGGCAAGAGTGGCATGTTCTGCCCATCACAAGCGTTTCTTGTGAAACCAACGAGGACCCATATGGTCAAAAACGAAAAGGGAATGAGGATCACATGCCAGGCCACTAGCATCCCTGCTGATAGAGTGCCAGACATGGGCAAGAGGCAGCTCATGAATCTGCTTCTGTTGGGGGCTATTTCACTCCCCTCAGGTTTCATGTTGGTTCCTTATGCAGCCTTCTTTGTCCCATCTGG GGGACGGGGTACCGGTGGTGGCACCGTTGCCAAGGACGCAATCGGAAACGATGTAATTGCTGAAGAATGGCTCAAGACTCATGGCCCTGGGGACCGTACCCTGACTCAAGGATTGAAG GGAGACCCAACCTACCTAGTCGTAGAGAAAGACAGAACTCTTGCAACATATGGTATAAATGCTGTATGCACACACCTTGGGTGTGTTGTTCCGTGGAATCAAGCCGAGAACAAGTTCATATGCCCCTGCCATGGATCCCAATACAACGATCAAGGTAGAGTTGTGAGAGGACCTGCCCCCTTG TCGTTGGCATTGGCACACGCTGGTGTTGAAGACGGGAAGGTAGTATTTGTTCCATGGGTGGAAACAGATTTCAGAACCGGTGACGGTCCATGGTGGTCTTAA
- the LOC107909236 gene encoding cytochrome b6-f complex iron-sulfur subunit, chloroplastic, with protein sequence MASSTFSPAAPSQLCSGKSGMFCPSQAFLVKPTRTHLVKNEKGMRITCQATSIPADRVPDMGKRQLMNLLLLGAISLPSGFMLVPYAAFFVPSGGRGTGGGTVAKDAIGNDVIAEEWLKTHGPGDRTLTQGLKGDPTYLVVEKDRTLATYGINAVCTHLGCVVPWNQAENKFICPCHGSQYNDQGRVVRGPAPLSLALAHAGVEDGKVVFVPWVETDFRTGDAPWWS encoded by the exons ATGGCTTCCTCAACTTTCTCCCCTGCAGCTCCTTCGCAG CTATGCTCCGGCAAGAGTGGCATGTTCTGCCCATCACAAGCGTTTCTTGTGAAACCAACGAGGACCCATTTGGTCAAAAACGAAAAGGGAATGAGGATCACATGCCAGGCCACTAGCATCCCCGCTGATAGAGTGCCAGACATGGGCAAGAGGCAGCTCATGAATCTGCTTCTGTTGGGAGCTATTTCACTCCCCTCAGGTTTCATGTTGGTTCCTTATGCAGCATTCTTTGTCCCATCTGG GGGACGGGGTACCGGTGGTGGCACCGTTGCCAAGGACGCAATCGGAAACGATGTAATTGCTGAAGAATGGCTCAAGACTCATGGCCCTGGGGACCGAACCCTGACTCAAGGATTGAAG gGAGACCCAACCTACCTAGTGGTAGAGAAAGACAGAACTCTTGCAACATATGGTATAAATGCTGTGTGCACACACCTTGGGTGTGTTGTTCCGTGGAATCAAGCCGAGAACAAGTTCATATGCCCCTGCCATGGATCCCAATACAACGATCAAGGTAGAGTTGTGAGAGGACCTGCCCCCTTG TCGTTGGCATTGGCACACGCTGGTGTTGAAGACGGGAAGGTAGTATTTGTTCCATGGGTGGAAACAGATTTCAGAACCGGTGATGCTCCATGGTGGTCTTAA
- the LOC107909309 gene encoding putative cyclin-D6-1 isoform X2 — translation MELDLENPLSNVNDLFPAASTPSLFLLESHHMPTLYYINTLKATHLDISVRREAISSISQLSCKFGPFLPYLAITYLDRFLSSQGVAQPNTWVLRLVAISCVSLAAKMMKTDFSLADFQGDGGFMFDAQTVERMEYLILGALKWRMRSITPLSFVSFFISLFKVKDPPLKQALKARAVEIIFKAQFDTKLLEFKPSTIAASAVLSASHQLFDGKQFPSFKKAISSCSYVNKENMVKCTNWVEEIAMEGSESIWDYQHICSSGSEITTVTPRTEGDMKRRKINDYGTVIKTVDCPVSKRVLIHGPF, via the exons ATGGAGTTGGATCTTGAAAACCCTTTATCAAACGTGAACGACTTGTTCCCTGCTGCTTCTACCCCTTCCCTCTTCCTGCTTGAATCTCATCATATGCCCACACTCTATTACATCAACACTCTCAAAGCTACACATCTTGATATTTCTGTCAGACGAGAAGCCATCTCTTCAATCTCACAG CTTTCTTGCAAATTCGGCCCCTTTTTACCGTATCTTGCTATCActtatcttgaccggttcttatCAAGCCAAGGAGTAGCG CAACCTAATACATGGGTTCTGAGACTTGTTGCAATCTCTTGCGTCTCTTTAGCTGCCAAGATGATGAAAACAGACTTCTCTCTCGCCGACTTTCAG GGCGATGGAGGTTTCATGTTTGATGCACAAACAGTAGAGCGAATGGAATATCTAATCTTGGGAGCATTAAAATGGCGAATGCGTTCAATTACTCCATTATCTTTCGtctcctttttcatttcattGTTCAAAGTCAAAGACCCTCCATTAAAGCAAGCTCTCAAAGCTCGAGCTGTTGAAATCATCTTCAAAGCTCAATTTG ATACAAAGCTTTTAGAGTTCAAGCCATCAACAATTGCAGCATCGGCAGTCCTCTCAGCTTCCCATCAACTCTTTGATGGGAAGCAATTTCCCAGCTTTAAGAAAGCAATTTCCAGCTGTTCATATGTAAATAAG GAAAACATGGTAAAATGCACCAATTGGGTGGAAGAGATAGCGATGGAGGGCAGTGAATCAATATGGGATTACCAGCATATTTGCAGTTCAGGGAGTGAAATTACCACCGTTACTCCCAGAACAGAGGGAGACATGAAGAGAAGAAAAATTAATGATTACGGAACCGTTATCAAAACTGTTGATTGCCCTGTATCAAAAAGGGTTCTAATCCATGGACCATTTTAG
- the LOC107909309 gene encoding putative cyclin-D6-1 isoform X1 — translation MELDLENPLSNVNDLFPAASTPSLFLLESHHMPTLYYINTLKATHLDISVRREAISSISQLSCKFGPFLPYLAITYLDRFLSSQGVAVKNQPNTWVLRLVAISCVSLAAKMMKTDFSLADFQGDGGFMFDAQTVERMEYLILGALKWRMRSITPLSFVSFFISLFKVKDPPLKQALKARAVEIIFKAQFDTKLLEFKPSTIAASAVLSASHQLFDGKQFPSFKKAISSCSYVNKENMVKCTNWVEEIAMEGSESIWDYQHICSSGSEITTVTPRTEGDMKRRKINDYGTVIKTVDCPVSKRVLIHGPF, via the exons ATGGAGTTGGATCTTGAAAACCCTTTATCAAACGTGAACGACTTGTTCCCTGCTGCTTCTACCCCTTCCCTCTTCCTGCTTGAATCTCATCATATGCCCACACTCTATTACATCAACACTCTCAAAGCTACACATCTTGATATTTCTGTCAGACGAGAAGCCATCTCTTCAATCTCACAG CTTTCTTGCAAATTCGGCCCCTTTTTACCGTATCTTGCTATCActtatcttgaccggttcttatCAAGCCAAGGAGTAGCGGTAAAAAAT CAACCTAATACATGGGTTCTGAGACTTGTTGCAATCTCTTGCGTCTCTTTAGCTGCCAAGATGATGAAAACAGACTTCTCTCTCGCCGACTTTCAG GGCGATGGAGGTTTCATGTTTGATGCACAAACAGTAGAGCGAATGGAATATCTAATCTTGGGAGCATTAAAATGGCGAATGCGTTCAATTACTCCATTATCTTTCGtctcctttttcatttcattGTTCAAAGTCAAAGACCCTCCATTAAAGCAAGCTCTCAAAGCTCGAGCTGTTGAAATCATCTTCAAAGCTCAATTTG ATACAAAGCTTTTAGAGTTCAAGCCATCAACAATTGCAGCATCGGCAGTCCTCTCAGCTTCCCATCAACTCTTTGATGGGAAGCAATTTCCCAGCTTTAAGAAAGCAATTTCCAGCTGTTCATATGTAAATAAG GAAAACATGGTAAAATGCACCAATTGGGTGGAAGAGATAGCGATGGAGGGCAGTGAATCAATATGGGATTACCAGCATATTTGCAGTTCAGGGAGTGAAATTACCACCGTTACTCCCAGAACAGAGGGAGACATGAAGAGAAGAAAAATTAATGATTACGGAACCGTTATCAAAACTGTTGATTGCCCTGTATCAAAAAGGGTTCTAATCCATGGACCATTTTAG